Proteins encoded by one window of Sorangium aterium:
- a CDS encoding DUF2357 domain-containing protein: MSLQVRDADGLDQHIVDGVLHLEEARTYHVDAPPGAGAPRAWLGPLELPWSQERGSFTLEVGHWVGSAVLKVAHDAQETEVAVQVAPRDEKLSDGAWLALLADLEAWSPGLAIGLEGGGVGAVQSEGTTATVLAIALLPLIPALVRAIRAIAAAPRELAASTREDVPLRAVRRADRETLHWLARHPAAARAVDPWLAARAGQQDPYVPQDVTHETIDHPVNRYVAWLVGRVARVLGDLSVVLGDAAVKRRLQPDTAQWCRAQARAAAGAADELSTTLRRTFLGSLTPMPATEAALLAVQDDPVYARAHALARPFLSPRFRLRESLSGSEAPVRPSFELYELWTLLAVQRALAGILDGWTWTWKQGRENDLLAGFGTGAAFTARHPKDGARIDIRYNVTFPGYLARGASDRYSISGERRPDIVISFDPPGGPRSWICLDAKYRVRRDALADSFTSLHIYRDALRWETFGGPCRAGLLLVPAIESACQPWFAGDFRERFGIGAWRLTPGEPPDLDLAKLILAMGGGAVRA, encoded by the coding sequence ATGAGCCTTCAAGTCCGCGACGCGGACGGCCTGGACCAGCACATCGTCGACGGCGTCCTGCACCTCGAAGAGGCCAGGACCTACCACGTCGATGCGCCTCCTGGTGCCGGCGCGCCGCGGGCGTGGCTCGGACCGCTGGAGCTGCCCTGGAGCCAGGAGCGCGGGTCGTTCACGCTCGAGGTGGGCCACTGGGTCGGCTCGGCGGTGCTCAAGGTGGCGCACGACGCCCAGGAGACGGAGGTCGCCGTCCAGGTGGCCCCGCGCGATGAGAAGCTCTCCGACGGGGCATGGCTCGCGCTCCTCGCGGACCTGGAGGCGTGGTCGCCGGGCCTGGCCATCGGCCTCGAGGGAGGCGGCGTCGGCGCCGTCCAGTCGGAGGGCACCACGGCCACTGTCTTAGCCATAGCCCTGTTGCCACTGATTCCGGCGCTCGTCCGTGCCATTCGCGCCATCGCCGCGGCGCCGCGGGAGCTCGCGGCGTCCACGCGCGAGGACGTCCCGTTGCGAGCCGTGCGGCGCGCGGATCGGGAGACGCTCCACTGGCTGGCGAGACATCCGGCGGCTGCACGTGCGGTGGATCCCTGGTTGGCCGCTCGCGCTGGGCAGCAGGACCCGTACGTGCCGCAGGATGTAACGCACGAGACCATCGATCACCCGGTGAACCGCTACGTTGCCTGGCTCGTCGGGCGGGTCGCTCGCGTGCTCGGTGACCTGAGCGTCGTGCTCGGCGACGCCGCGGTGAAACGACGCCTGCAGCCGGACACCGCGCAATGGTGCCGTGCACAGGCTCGCGCGGCTGCAGGCGCGGCGGACGAGCTGTCGACCACGCTGCGACGGACGTTTCTCGGGTCGCTGACGCCCATGCCCGCCACCGAGGCCGCGCTCCTTGCGGTGCAGGACGATCCTGTCTACGCCCGCGCCCACGCGCTGGCTCGGCCCTTCCTGTCGCCGCGATTCCGCCTGCGCGAATCGCTGAGCGGCAGTGAAGCCCCGGTGCGCCCGAGCTTCGAGCTTTACGAGCTGTGGACGCTGCTCGCCGTGCAGCGGGCGCTCGCCGGGATCCTCGACGGGTGGACGTGGACCTGGAAGCAGGGGAGGGAGAACGATCTGCTCGCCGGCTTCGGGACGGGGGCCGCGTTCACCGCGAGGCATCCGAAGGACGGGGCGCGGATCGACATTCGGTACAACGTGACATTCCCCGGGTACCTCGCCAGGGGCGCCTCGGACCGATACAGCATCTCCGGTGAGCGTCGACCCGACATCGTGATCTCGTTCGATCCACCCGGCGGCCCGCGTTCGTGGATCTGTCTCGACGCCAAGTACCGGGTACGGCGTGATGCGCTCGCAGATTCCTTCACCTCGCTCCACATCTACCGTGACGCGCTCCGGTGGGAGACGTTTGGCGGTCCATGCCGTGCCGGGTTGCTGCTCGTTCCGGCAATCGAGTCGGCATGTCAGCCATGGTTCGCGGGCGATTTCCGCGAGCGGTTCGGAATCGGGGCCTGGCGGCTGACGCCGGGGGAGCCGCCGGACCTCGATCTGGCGAAGCTCATTCTCGCTATGGGAGGTGGCGCCGTCCGAGCGTAG
- a CDS encoding zinc-dependent alcohol dehydrogenase family protein codes for MKTVIIRKNASESDAWTLAERPAPKPGPGQVLVRVRAASINYRDLMVVRGRYGGERKEDLVPLGDAAGEVVAIGAGVRRWKEGDRVISTFFPTWASGPFRGEYRATALGAGGNDGVLAELVVFGEDAIVRAPAHLGFNEASTLTCAGVTAWTALFESGPRPAPGATVLVQGTGGVSLFAAQLARAAGLRVIATSSSAAKIERLRALGVTEAIDYRKQPEWHEEVLRLTGGEGVDRVIEVGGAGTLPRSLQAVKTGGVVSLIGLLSGVGSQIDPMPILFRAIRVEGAVVGSRQATVELVAALELHGIRPVVDEVFPIERANEALAKLAAGKHFGKVVIGLE; via the coding sequence ATGAAGACTGTCATCATTCGGAAGAACGCTTCGGAGTCGGACGCATGGACGCTCGCCGAGCGCCCCGCGCCCAAGCCCGGTCCGGGGCAGGTGCTCGTGCGCGTCCGCGCCGCGTCGATCAACTACCGTGACCTCATGGTCGTGCGCGGCCGGTACGGCGGGGAGCGCAAGGAGGACCTCGTCCCGCTGGGCGACGCGGCGGGCGAGGTGGTCGCGATCGGGGCCGGGGTGCGGCGCTGGAAGGAGGGCGATCGCGTGATCTCGACGTTCTTCCCGACGTGGGCTTCGGGGCCGTTCCGCGGGGAGTACCGTGCCACGGCGCTCGGTGCGGGCGGGAACGACGGGGTGCTCGCGGAGCTGGTGGTGTTCGGGGAGGACGCGATCGTCCGCGCGCCGGCGCACCTCGGGTTCAACGAGGCGTCGACGCTGACGTGCGCCGGGGTGACCGCGTGGACGGCGCTGTTCGAGTCGGGGCCGCGGCCGGCGCCTGGGGCGACGGTGCTCGTGCAGGGGACCGGCGGGGTGTCGCTGTTCGCGGCGCAGCTCGCGCGCGCGGCGGGGCTGCGCGTGATCGCCACGTCGTCCAGCGCGGCGAAGATCGAGCGGCTGCGCGCGCTCGGCGTGACCGAGGCGATCGACTACCGGAAGCAGCCGGAGTGGCACGAGGAGGTGCTGCGGCTGACGGGGGGCGAAGGGGTGGACCGGGTGATCGAGGTGGGCGGCGCGGGGACGCTGCCGCGATCGCTGCAGGCGGTGAAGACGGGCGGCGTGGTGAGCTTGATCGGGCTGCTGAGCGGGGTCGGGAGCCAGATCGATCCGATGCCGATCCTGTTCCGCGCGATCCGCGTCGAGGGGGCGGTGGTCGGGTCGCGGCAGGCGACCGTGGAGCTCGTGGCGGCGCTCGAGCTGCACGGGATCCGGCCGGTGGTCGATGAGGTCTTTCCGATCGAGCGGGCGAACGAGGCGCTCGCGAAGCTGGCGGCGGGCAAGCACTTCGGGAAGGTGGTGATCGGGCTCGAGTGA
- a CDS encoding LysR family transcriptional regulator codes for MISLAAIELLVATVETGSFSRAARRLGVTPSAVSRRVMRLEQELGVALLARTTRSLRLTDDGQAFYARCVRIVEELGEATEAIARASKKPVGLLRVDAPVALGRGVIAPGLPRFAARYPDVRVNLTLRDQHVDPVAEGLDLLVRIGPLGDSSLVARRLGASRIVHCAAPSYIARRGAPATPAELAGHDCVGYLRDGRPAGFRFLTGDGDAVLEVPISGPFHANDVDVLRHLAIAGSGIIAMFDFLAKDALAEGTLVTVLDEYPTTTWPIHALYPKNRHLLPKVRVFVDFLAEIIAPPSPQRQGERRRSERR; via the coding sequence ATGATCTCGCTCGCCGCGATCGAGCTGCTCGTCGCCACCGTCGAGACCGGGAGCTTCTCGCGCGCCGCGCGCCGGCTCGGCGTCACGCCGTCCGCGGTGAGCCGGCGCGTGATGCGCCTCGAGCAGGAGCTCGGCGTGGCGCTGCTGGCGCGCACGACGCGCTCGCTCCGCCTGACGGACGACGGGCAGGCCTTCTACGCGCGCTGCGTCCGCATCGTCGAGGAGCTCGGGGAGGCGACCGAGGCAATCGCGCGCGCGAGCAAGAAGCCGGTCGGGCTCCTGCGCGTCGACGCGCCGGTGGCGCTCGGACGGGGCGTGATCGCGCCGGGCCTGCCGCGCTTCGCGGCGCGCTACCCCGACGTGCGGGTCAACCTGACGCTGCGTGATCAGCACGTCGACCCGGTGGCCGAGGGGCTCGACCTGCTCGTGCGCATCGGCCCGCTCGGCGACTCGAGCCTCGTCGCGCGCCGGCTCGGGGCGAGCCGCATCGTCCACTGCGCGGCGCCGTCGTACATCGCGCGTCGCGGCGCGCCCGCGACGCCGGCCGAGCTCGCGGGCCACGACTGCGTCGGGTACCTGCGCGACGGGCGGCCCGCAGGGTTCCGCTTCCTGACCGGAGACGGCGACGCCGTGCTCGAGGTGCCCATCTCCGGGCCGTTCCACGCGAACGACGTCGATGTCCTCAGGCACCTCGCGATCGCCGGGAGCGGGATCATCGCGATGTTCGACTTCCTCGCGAAGGACGCGCTGGCCGAGGGGACGCTCGTGACCGTGCTCGACGAGTATCCGACGACGACCTGGCCGATCCACGCGCTGTATCCGAAGAATCGCCACCTCTTGCCGAAGGTGCGCGTGTTCGTCGATTTTCTCGCGGAGATCATCGCTCCACCCTCGCCCCAGCGCCAGGGCGAGCGCCGGCGGAGCGAGCGGCGTTGA
- a CDS encoding histidine phosphatase family protein encodes MSARIILVRHGRSGHVHTGWIDAAGFQRWRDTYDAAGLAPGELPPPALQRLATQAGAVVASDLPRARASAELLVPGAEIATSALLREVEQPAPPFGDARAPLAVWALAIGLRKAYGALRGEAPPAAVQRRAGEAAEWLIELAAQRGSVLAVTHAWLREVLAQALAERGWRRVHASARYAHWSAWTLTDKHPSGS; translated from the coding sequence TTGAGCGCGCGCATCATCCTGGTCCGTCACGGCCGCTCGGGGCACGTCCACACCGGCTGGATCGACGCCGCCGGGTTCCAGCGCTGGCGCGACACCTACGACGCCGCGGGCCTGGCGCCCGGGGAGCTCCCGCCGCCGGCGCTCCAGCGCCTGGCGACGCAGGCGGGCGCGGTGGTCGCGAGCGATCTACCGCGCGCCCGCGCCTCGGCCGAGCTGCTCGTCCCCGGCGCCGAGATCGCCACGTCGGCGCTCCTGCGCGAGGTGGAACAGCCGGCGCCGCCGTTCGGCGACGCGCGGGCGCCGCTCGCGGTCTGGGCGCTCGCGATCGGGCTCAGGAAGGCCTACGGGGCGCTCCGCGGCGAGGCGCCGCCCGCTGCAGTGCAGCGCCGCGCGGGGGAGGCGGCCGAGTGGTTGATCGAGCTCGCGGCCCAGCGCGGCAGCGTGCTCGCGGTCACCCACGCCTGGCTCCGCGAGGTGCTGGCGCAGGCGCTCGCCGAACGCGGGTGGCGGCGCGTGCACGCCTCCGCGCGTTACGCCCACTGGAGCGCGTGGACGCTGACAGACAAGCATCCATCCGGATCGTAG
- a CDS encoding SDR family NAD(P)-dependent oxidoreductase produces MNDHPALTPGRAAVVTGAASGIGLAAAERFARMGLKVCLADLDGPALHEAAGRVAAAAPGGEADVRAVPTDVARLEDVQRLKQVAYDAFGEVAVLMNNAGVGGGGKPWKDVERWRRLIEVNLWGVLHGVQAFTEAMLAQGTPCAIVNTGSKQGITTPPGDAAYNVSKAGVKVLTEQLAHELRNVAGCKITAHLLIPGYTFTGMTARGPEKPAEAWTADQVVDRMIDGMARGDFYLLCPDNAVTREMDERRVQWAADDLIRNRPALSRWHPEYAEAFAAFMAGAAKP; encoded by the coding sequence GTGAATGACCATCCCGCATTGACACCTGGCCGTGCCGCCGTCGTGACCGGCGCCGCCAGCGGCATCGGCCTCGCGGCCGCCGAGCGCTTCGCGCGCATGGGCCTGAAGGTCTGTCTCGCCGACCTGGACGGACCGGCGCTGCACGAGGCCGCCGGGCGCGTCGCCGCCGCCGCGCCCGGCGGCGAGGCCGACGTGCGCGCGGTGCCGACCGACGTCGCCAGGCTCGAGGACGTGCAACGGTTGAAGCAGGTCGCCTACGACGCGTTCGGCGAGGTGGCGGTCCTGATGAACAACGCCGGAGTCGGCGGCGGCGGCAAGCCGTGGAAGGACGTCGAGCGCTGGCGGCGGCTCATCGAGGTCAATCTGTGGGGCGTGCTCCACGGCGTGCAGGCGTTCACCGAGGCGATGCTCGCGCAGGGCACCCCCTGCGCCATCGTGAACACGGGCTCGAAGCAGGGCATCACCACCCCGCCCGGCGACGCTGCCTACAACGTCTCGAAGGCCGGCGTGAAGGTGCTGACAGAGCAGCTCGCCCACGAGCTGCGCAACGTGGCGGGCTGCAAGATCACCGCCCATCTCCTGATCCCGGGCTACACATTCACCGGGATGACCGCGAGAGGCCCGGAGAAGCCCGCGGAGGCCTGGACCGCGGATCAGGTGGTCGATCGGATGATCGACGGCATGGCCCGCGGCGACTTCTATCTGCTCTGTCCCGACAACGCGGTGACGCGCGAGATGGACGAGCGCCGCGTGCAGTGGGCGGCGGACGACCTGATCCGGAACCGACCTGCGCTGTCTCGCTGGCATCCAGAGTACGCCGAGGCGTTCGCCGCGTTCATGGCGGGCGCGGCGAAGCCCTGA